In Fulvia fulva chromosome 10, complete sequence, a single window of DNA contains:
- a CDS encoding Acetylesterase, with the protein MSSLAAVLFTFCVLTAATPLAGPPGYGGGKAQSWPGWPGISHMFVFSDSYTTTGFEVNGTQPSAANPFGNPPYPGYTSSNGPNWIDFLTTTYNQSFVKTINLAYGGATIDGALIPAYLPTVLSVKQQVNDEYIPTYAGHPEFFDWRSKDTLFAIFIGINDIGNAYGWSNSLVVFDKVIAEYAGLVDKLYQTGAKNFLFLNVPPVDRSPLTIAAGKTAQSTEKKAIASWNQRVARIAQNLSSTHQDATTFVFDTNAVFTQVLDKPGSYKETSGYKNTTGYCEAYENGTPTWYTKYVNCTYAVDEYFWLNSLHPTFPMHNVTAKQIAKQLSSTQRGSW; encoded by the exons ATGTCTTCCTTGGCAGCCGTCTTGTTCACGTTCTGCGTACTTACTGCAGCCACGCCTCTGGCTGGTCCACCTGGCTATGGCGGCGGAAAGGCTCAGTCTTGGCCTGGCTGGCCTGGCATCTCACATATGTTCGTTTTTAGTGACAGCTACACGACCACAGGCTTCGAAGTGAACGGGACACAACCATCCGCAGCCAACCCATTTGGCAACCCACCTTACCCTGGGTACACCTCGTCAAATGGCCCGAACTGGATCGACTTCTTGACGACGACCTACAACCAGAGCTTTGTAAAGACAATCAATCTGGCTTATGGGGGTGCGACTATTGATGGTGCATTGATCCCAGCATACCTACCTACGGTGTTGTCAGTCAAGCAACAAGTCAACGACGAGTATATCCCGACTTATGCTGGCCATCCAGAATTCTTCGACTGGCGGTCCAAGGATACCTTGTTTGCAATCTTCATCGGTATCAACGATATTGGGAATGCGTATGGTTGGAGTAACAGTTTGGTTGTATTCGACAAGGTCATTGCCGAGTATGCTGGACTTGTG GACAAGCTCTACCAAACGGGAGCGAAGAACTTCCTCTTCCTCAACGTCCCTCCAGTCGACAGATCGCCTCTCACCATTGCAGCTGGCAAGACGGCGCAGTCCACCGAGAAGAAGGCGATAGCATCCTGGAACCAGAGGGTCGCGCGCATCGCTCAAAACCTGAGCAGCACGCATCAAGATGCTACTACCTTCGTCTTCGACACGAACGCAGTGTTCACCCAGGTCTTGGACAAGCCTGGATCTTATAAGGAGACCAGTGGTTACAAGAATACTACGGGTTACTGCGAAGCTT ATGAGAATGGTACTCCAACATGGTATACCAAGTACGTCAACTGCACATACGCAGTCGACGAGTATTTTTGGCTGAATAGCCTGCATCCGACGTTTCCAATGCATAATGTGACTGCAAAGCAGATAGCGAAGCAGCTCAGTAGCACGCAGCGTGGATCGTGGTAG
- a CDS encoding Delta(3,5)-Delta(2,4)-dienoyl-CoA isomerase, mitochondrial yields MAPSDYSKPFINVSSPYPYVAVVELDRPKKLNSFTQQMFTDIGSVFSRLSVDPDVRAIILTAAGDRAFTAGLDVTAASGGHIGGDSNPGEDVARKAWALRRHIKEIQEPVSEIEKCEKPVICCMHGISYGAAIDISTCCDIRICSKDSRFSVREVAIGLAADVGTLTRLPHTQVPMSWIKDICLTAREFSAEEAMTMGFVSGVLEDKKALLQRAYDLAKEIADKSPIAVQGTKAVINYSRDHSVADGLDYIAVWNAAMLQSKDVKDAMLSGIQKRTPTFEKL; encoded by the exons ATGGCGCCCTCAGACTACAGCAAACCCTTCATCAATGTCAGCAGCCCGTACCCTTACGTAGCTGTCGTGGAACTGGATCGCCCGAAGAAACTCAACTCATTCACACAGCAAATGTTCACAGACATTGGCTCTGTCTTCTCCAGGCTATCAGTAGACCCAGACGTCCGAGCCATCATCCTCACAGCAGCAGGCGACAGAGCTTTCACAGCAGGCCTTGACGTAACGGCTGCCTCCGGTGGTCACATCGGTGGCGACAGCAATCCTGGAGAGGATGTTGCACGCAAAGCCTGGGCTCTCCGACGACACATCAAAGAGATCCAGGAGCCTGTCAGTGAGATTGAGAAGTGTGAGAAGCCGGTGATATGCTGTATGCATGGTATCTCATACGGTGCTGCCATTGATATCTCTACCTGCTGTGACATCCGGATCTGCTCGAAGGATTCGAGGTTCTCTGTGAGGGAGGTTGCGATTGGACTTGCGGCGGATGTTGGAACGTTGACACGGTTGCCGCATACGCAGGTGCCGATGAGTTGGATCAAGGATATTTGCCTGACGGCGAGGGAGTTCAGTGCGGAGGAGGCGATGACGATGGGGTTTGTGTCCGGAGTGCTTGAGGATAAGAAGGCTTTGCTGCAAAGGGCGTATGATCTGGCCAAAGAGATTGCGGACAAGTCTCCTATTGCTGTGCAGGGGACGAAGGCGGTGATTAATTATTCGAGGGACCATTCAGTTGCTGATG GTCTTGACTACATCGCTGTGTGGAATGCTGCCATGCTGCAAAGCAAAGACGTCAAAGATGCCATGCTGTCGGGAATACAGAAGCGGACTCCAACGTTCGAGAAACTTTAG